aatgttcccaatcgattggggaggctttggatcgatccacggatcgatccagagcgcctctgtgctctaggaaaaacgcctggatcgatccacggatcgatccagcgcttatcgcgcgaagcagccgcgtcccaatcgatccactgatcgattgggacatctggatcgatccacggatcgatccagaggctttctgttcgctgggaaaagcctggatcgatcccctgatcgatccagcacttggtttttgcccaaaaccaagttccaagactcccaaaccaacatccggtcatccttgacctgttggtacatcatgcctagcatctggtcactcccttgacctgccaggacttcccaccaagtgtccggtcaattcctttgacccacttggacttttctcgtcgtgccaagtatccagtcaatcctttgacctacttggacttctcaacaccagatgtccgatcatccttgatccatctggattttcccttgcctgacttcactcaccagggcttccacctagcttcactcactagggttttacatctgcctggcttcactcaccaggactttcatactgcctagcttcactcactaggactttcacctggcttcactcaccaggattttccttctgcctagcttcactcactaggactttcattctgcctagcttcactcactaggactttcatactgcctagcttcactcactaggactttcacctggcttcactcaccaggattttccttctgcctagcttcactcactaggacttccttctgtctaacatcccagttaggacttcccagtcaagtattcggtcaaccttgacctacttgactcttcttcaattaacatcttattgtcaaacatctaaactcaaaccaagactcagcttggtcaaccaggtcaaccttgacctgagggatgttgcaccaacaaaatcaaAGCAGTATATTTTTCTGGGATATTAGAATGGAGTTAAAGACATCAAGCTTTGGGATCCTGAGGCAAACAAGGTGATGATAAGTAAAGATATGGTGTTTGACAAGAAAACTATGCTACAACATACtcgggaagaaggaaaagaaacacCACAGAGTAACATGGAGAAAGATGttatgcaggtggagctagaggcTCATAACTCCGATGATTCTAACTCAAAACACACGGAGCATCGCACTATATTTGGTGGTAGAACTAGACAAGTCGTAAAATcacccactagatacggattcAAAGACTTGGTATTTTATGCACTTATCAttagtagcggagaccctacataTTTTCAAGAGGCAATACACAGTTCTGAGAATGACAGGTGGACGagtgctatggcagaggagatgtAATCGTTGCATAAGAATCAAActtgggatctagtggaacttcctgaaggagagaaagctatagggtgcaaatgaatattcaagaagaaagaaacaatgtcagagggagaagaagtgaattCAAGACTCGGTTGGTAGCAGAGGGGTATTCACATAGAAAGGGGATTTACTATGAAGAAAATTTTCTCTCTAGTGGTAAGACATATGTCAATTAGAGTGGTGttggctttggtggcacatcGCGATTTGCAACTGGAGCAAATAGATGTGAAGACGACATTTtttcatggaaatttggaggagtagatttttatatcacaacatgagggatttagtcagcccGTACAAGAGAGGTTGGTTTACAAGTTGAAGAAATCActctatgaattaaaataatctcctaggcagtggtggtacaaaagttttgattcatacatgtttCAAAATGAACataggagatgtgagtatgactactgcatatatgtgaagagccttgaagatgaataattaattttcttactactatacgtagatgacatgctcattgttgtgaaaaaaatgaaagaggttgacaaattgaagagacTACTGAGCAAAGAATTTGACATGAATGATTTGGGAggggccaagaagattcttgggatgaagATTCACAGGAATAGAGTTGCAGAGAGATTAtagttgtctcaacgtagctatgtggagaaggtgctggataggttcaacatgaagaatgcaaagttggTAAGTACACCCATAGCGCATCACTtaaagttatccagtacacagtgtcaAAAGACGGATGATGAAATCCAAGAGATGTTAAAGGTTCCTTATGCCGGTGCAGTTGATTGTCTGATGTATGtcatggtttgcacgagaccagatttggcgcaagcagttagtatggtaagcaagtttctctcaaatctcgATCGACCACATTAGGATGCAGTGAAGTAGATTTTcatatacttgagaaatacaactgattataACATCATGTTTAGTAGACAACTGGAAGATCCTTTAGTTGTTGGGTACATAGATGTGGACTATGAAGGAGATTTAGATAATAGGATGTCTACTACAGAATACGTGTTCCCTATGGCAGAAGGACCTATTTGTTGAAAATCTacgatacaatctattgttgtaTTGTTTACTATGGAGTCGGAGTATATGGCAGTAGCTAAAGCAGCAAAGGAAACTTTATGGCTTAAAGGGTTGGTTAGAGAACTGAGTGTTCATTAAGGTGGAATCAAGTTGTTATGTGATAGTCAGAGTACTATCAatttggcgaagaatcaggtgtatGATGCGAGAACCAAGCACGTTGATGTGAGATTTCACAaaatcagagagttgattgcttcaggagaaattcaacttgagaagattTACACTGCAGACATGCTGACAAAGCTAGTGAACACAAAGAAATTCAAACATTGCTTGAACTTAATCCATATTTCTAGATGCTAAAGGAAGTAAGTCCGGACCCagagattcaggtgaagttttgTTCAGATACTCGTGTTCTTTGAATTTGTGAATATTCGctaaggtggagattgttgacaggtgactcatatttggatgacgGTCAATGCGAtagatgtcatggaagaaaaatctgttaaaatttttcgtaataaaattctgttacaattttatataacagaattttgttataatttttcataacaaaattctattatgattttACTGGGTCTGGGGTTTATGTATTATTTATAgagatcattgtaaacctattgtacaaTAACAATCATCGGAATCGTCCCCTCGGAtggggtctagtggctagcgcatgaggtgttgccacaatgaggtatgAGGTTCGAATCTTGGCAAAATCGACGTAAATATCtcctttatgtgttagtcactattccaaaggctagtagccgtccgtgatttacctcctccgtgttggccctgggacggattgGTGGGGGGGGCGCTGAGGATGAACATATTCGCCTTTTTTTTGCCACAATAACAATCATCGGAATCATATAATGTGATTCTTTTGTGTAGAGAAAAGTCTAATAAAGATTCAGTCATTTTTGGGAGTAGGCACGTCGTCGAACCacaataagtttttttttcttctttttctcctttctcgtgtttgctctccttttgtgcgtctttATTTTGTTGATCCGCacgatctctttctctcttcttctactTTAGAGGTTGAGAGATGTTATCCCTTCTTTGCGCAACACTAACTCTACTCAGGTGATTCACTAACGAAACAACAAGGTGTCATCCTTGAAATAACAACGAAGAGGATTCTATCTTGAATGAAGGTTGTAAGTCAACCGTTGGTTCTTGGTGCGCAGAATGAATGAATGACCGCTCACAGATCGATATTAACGACAACGAATCTTCTGGACCGTACTTTACGATTTAGAGGATAGACTACATaggttgattgattgatttggatGGACCTCACCTGCTAAACAGGTAGGGTCCATCCAAATTAACCAACCAAACTATGTGGTCTATCTTCTAATCTGCAAAGTACATACCAGAGGATCCCACCTGCGTATTGACACGATTGAGACCTTTCGGCTACGACTTATATGCCATACGAGCTCCACAGTCATTAGCGGCGTGGaacagataaaaaaaattagttcttaattaaataatatttaaattaataatttcaattaacttttcattatatatatatatgggagcCTGGAATGATATAGTATTAAAATCGTATTATTCAACATATCTAGATTTTAAACCATCTCATATCGTATGAGTACgggaaaatcatttgaaaaatccaaaaGTAACATTGACAAAGGGTTcactaacttagaaatttttccttattCTATTTCCTTTAGCTACTCTTCTATTAGCATATTGTTCTCGGGATTATGATGCTATGGTATGATATTCAAGTTATCATTCAAGCACCCATGATTAGATCCTGAGGTATgacatatttataaaaaattttcttctAAATGAGCCGAACTAATGGATGTTGAATTTTTAGACTGTCCATCACGCGCACTTCTCAATTTATTCCAATGGAcaataaaaaaattctataaaactaGACCAATAATCCGAACTACCTGCATTTCTCTAATTTTTTCGCTAACTACTCTTCTATTTAGAAATCtgaaatataattatatatatataaatatttaattttatcacataattaaataattatctcATGTTGGATGGACCAGGTGCTCGACCGgttgaattcgttggaaattccgAATCAACCGGTCGAATCTGGTGAAATCGCGAGGGGGATATTCACACCAATTTTCAAATATTAGCGCGCTCGTTTGAACGTGAGGCCACGCAACGAGAGATCCTGAACGTCCGATTCGTGGACCAAATCAACGTACCGATCGCGCCCGGGCACCGATCCGCGAGACTCACAACGCAACCAATCAGGAGGCAGCACTTTTCTCTTTAAATAGGAAACCGATGCGCCCTACATCTTCATCTTTTGTGGCAGTGCTTTCGATCGTCTCTTCGATTTTGAATCCGATGGCGCCGAAGGCCGAGAAGAAACCGGCGGAGAAGAAGCCCACGGCTGAGAAGCCGgctgaggagaaggagaagaaggccgAGAAAGCCCCCGCCGAGAAGAAGCCCAAGGCCGAGAAGCGCCTTCCGTCCAAGGATGCCGCCTCCggcgacaagaagaagaagaagaaggccaagAAGGGGACCGAGACCTATAAGATTTACATCTTCAAGGTGCTGAAGCAGGTCCACCCCGACATCGGAATCTCGAGCAAGGCGATGTCCATCATGAACTCCTTTATCAACGACATTTTCGAGAAGCTCGCGCAGGAGGCTTCCCGTCTGGCCCGCTACAACAAGAAACCTACCATCACTTCCCGCGAGATCCAGACCTCTGTGCGCTTAGTTCTCCCCGGCGAGCTCGCCAAGCATGCTGTTTCCGAAGGTACCAAGGCGGTTACGAAGTTCACCAGCTCTTAAAAGTTGTTTATGGATCTGTATCAAATGGTATCTCCGATCTGACTCTGATTTAGGGAAATCAACTCTTTGTATTTCTGTTGCGCTATATTGATTAGCCAAATATCATTTTGATGTTGGAATTGATA
This window of the Zingiber officinale cultivar Zhangliang chromosome 3B, Zo_v1.1, whole genome shotgun sequence genome carries:
- the LOC122055756 gene encoding histone H2B.11, encoding MAPKAEKKPAEKKPTAEKPAEEKEKKAEKAPAEKKPKAEKRLPSKDAASGDKKKKKKAKKGTETYKIYIFKVLKQVHPDIGISSKAMSIMNSFINDIFEKLAQEASRLARYNKKPTITSREIQTSVRLVLPGELAKHAVSEGTKAVTKFTSS